Proteins from a single region of Apium graveolens cultivar Ventura chromosome 7, ASM990537v1, whole genome shotgun sequence:
- the LOC141670395 gene encoding codeine O-demethylase-like yields MAKTLKSVFNPVQELAVNCNTPPERYIYKLNDDVISINFPVIDIPVIDLSSLKYSSPSADEELEKLRTSLSSCGCFQAINHGMTSSFLDQVHGIGKDFFALPMNEKLKCLRTGDDMEGYGSDPVFSEHQILDWNDRVYLSTNPEDQRKFHLWPQNPKNFREILQEYSERLKLLNEVVLKALSRSLNLKETCFLDQYGKNASMVTRFNYYPPCPRPELTLGTKPHADGSAITFLLQDKEVKGLQVLLGDQWFTVPTVPDALLVNVGDQVEIMSNGIFKSPLHRVVTNSERERMTVAVFCIPDSSSDIEPAEELITEIRPRLYKKIKNYLGSYFENYQHGKRTIEAAKI; encoded by the exons ATGGCCAAAACTCTTAAATCGGTTTTTAATCCAGTTCAAGAACTGGCCGTGAATTGTAACACACCTCCGGAAAGATATATTTATAAACTCAATGATGATGTCATCAGTATTAATTTTCCAGTGATAGATATTCCGGTTATTGACCTCAGCTCTCTGAAATATTCATCACCGTCTGCAGATGAAGAACTAGAAAAACTAAGAACATCTTTAAGTTCATGTGGTTGCTTTCAG GCAATTAATCATGGAATGACAAGTTCATTTCTAGACCAAGTGCATGGTATAGGCAAAGACTTCTTTGCACTTCCGATGAACGAAAAGCTCAAGTGCCTAAGAACTGGTGACGATATGGAAGGATATGGTAGTGATCCAGTGTTCTCAGAGCATCAAATTCTTGATTGGAATGACCGTGTGTATCTTTCCACAAACCCTGAGGACCAGAGGAAATTCCATCTTTGGCCTCAAAATCCTAAAAATTTTAG AGAAATATTGCAGGAATACTCAGAGAGGTTAAAGTTGTTAAATGAAGTTGTCTTGAAGGCCTTGTCAAGGTCATTGAACTTGAAAGAAACCTGCTTTTTGGATCAGTATGGAAAAAATGCAAGCATGGTTACGAGATTTAATTACTACCCTCCTTGCCCAAGGCCTGAACTTACTCTAGGAACCAAACCACATGCAGATGGATCAGCTATTACATTCCTATTGCAAGACAAAGAAGTGAAAGGCCTTCAAGTCTTGTTAGGTGATCAGTGGTTTACGGTACCTACGGTTCCTGATGCTCTTCTTGTCAATGTCGGTGATCAAGTTGAG ATAATGAGTAATGGGATATTTAAGAGTCCATTGCATAGAGTGGTGACAAATTCAGAAAGGGAGAGAATGACTGTGGCTGTGTTCTGTATTCCGGATTCTAGTAGTGATATTGAACCGGCAGAAGAGCTGATTACAGAGATAAGGCCAAGATTATACAAGAAAATCAAGAATTATCTTGGTAGTTACTTTGAAAACTATCAGCACGGGAAGAGAACTATAGAAGCAGCTAAAATTTGA
- the LOC141671059 gene encoding NAD kinase 2, chloroplastic isoform X2, translating into MATSSWTCHLLIINTTPSLFITKHPLNLYSNIKSSPSGFKLRRSRESRSFQRRRFGVVVTAQLTNHFYSTTGLDSKSSDISQLPWIGPLPGDIAEVEAYCRIFRAAERLHNALMKTLCNPVTGECSVSYGFPSEDKPLLEDKIVSVLGCMICLLNKGREDLLSGRSSMTSSFSISDVNISEDKLPPLASFRTEMKRYCESLHVALEDYLTPDDIERVGLWRKLQRLKNVCYDSGYPRQDGSPCHTLFANWNPVYLSTLKEDHESERSEIAFYRGSQLTEESLKWLLENGFKTIVDLRAEAVKDHFYQTVLDEAVASQKVELVKLPVEVGTAPTMEQVEMFSSLVSDSRKKPIYLHSKEGVWRTSAMVSRWRQYMTHYRSQSPSNKAILTNGIMLGGITDMKNLQMSKEDVLDDKNEIVEVNSKTMYSATGKLSKQDSSASEYSNHSDNGVSGSLDNMSILQTVDVNKNESLIDDWHAVKPFHSQLPPSNVFSRKSMSRFFKNKKISPARYFNGKQKRWMELCGSRGTYNGTILRSEISQTNAELVDQKRESSKGSAVSHVNLSTNGSYKGGGSNTYQSPGPISIASSDKLYTTMKTGDHIRATNGLNKSVSSLTMSADQRNKTTATVSSQNEEAELIEGNMCASATGVVRVQSRKKAEMFLVRTDGVSCSREKVTESSLAFTHPSTQQQMLMWKSTPKTVLLLKKLGEELMEEAKEVASFLYHQQKMNVLVEPEVHDIFARIPGFGFVQTFYSQDTSDLHERVDFVACLGGDGVILHGSNLFRVFRLQEGFETSYSREQHDGWCLYNS; encoded by the exons ATGGCAACTAGTTCTTGGACATGTCACTTGCTTATAATCAACACAACTCCCtctctttttattacaaaacaCCCACTCAATCTTTATTCAAATATTAAAAGCAGCCCATCTGGGTTTAAACTGCGGCGGAGCAGAGAAAGCCGGTCATTTCAACGGCGTCGTTTTGGGGTTGTTGTCACTGCTCAGCTCACCAATCATTTCTATTCAACTACTGGCTTAGACTCCAAG TCCAGTGACATATCACAGTTGCCATGGATTGGTCCACTTCCTGGAGATATAGCAGAAGTTGAGGCTTACTGTAGAATCTTTAGAGCTGCAGAACGTCTTCATAATGCATTAATGAAAACACTGTGCAATCCAGTAACGGGAGAATGTAGTGTGTCATATGGTTTTCCATCAGAAGATAAGCCATTATTGGAAGACAAAATTGTGTCTGTTCTTGGTTGTATGATATGTCTTTTGAACAAAGGAAGGGAAGATCTTCTTTCTGGAAGATCATCTATGACCTCATCATTTAGCATTTCTGACGTAAATATATCAGAAGACAAGCTTCCACCACTTGCCAGTTTCAGAACTGAGATGAAAAGGTATTGTGAGAGCTTACATGTTGCTCTCGAAGACTATCTTACCCCTGACGATATTGAAAGAGTGGGTTTATGGAGGAAGCTACAGAGACTAAAAAATGTTTGCTATGATTCTGGTTATCCACGACAGGATGGTTCCCCATGCCATACGTTGTTTGCAAACTGGAATCCAGTTTATTTGTCCACTTTAAAGGAAGACCACGAATCTGAACGTTCTGAGATTGCTTTTTATAGAGGTAGCCAATTGACTGAAGAAAGTCTGAAGTGGCTCTTAGAAAATGGATTTAAAACAATTGTAGATCTCAGAGCAGAGGCTGTAAAGGATCATTTTTATCAGACTGTGTTAGATGAAGCAGTTGCGTCTCAGAAAGTGGAATTGGTTAAACTTCCAGTTGAAGTTGGTACTGCTCCAACGATGGAGCAGGTTGAAATGTTTTCATCATTGGTGTCTGATTCAAGGAAAAAGCCCATATATCTCCACAGTAAGGAAGGAGTTTGGAGAACTTCTGCTATGGTCTCTAGATGGAGGCAATATATGACTCACTACAGATCCCAATCCCCCTCTAACAAGGCAATCTTAACAAATGGCATCATGTTAGGCGGTATTACCGATATGAAAAATCTGCAGATGTCAAAGGAAGatgtacttgatgataagaaTGAGATTGTGGAAGTTAATTCAAAGACAATGTACAGTGCCACTGGAAAACTTTCCAAGCAAGACTCTTCAGCTTCTGAATATAGCAACCACTCTGATAATGGCGTATCTGGTTCTCTTGATAACATGTCTATTTTACAGACTGTTGATGTTAACAAAAATGAGTCTCTGATCGACGATTGGCATGCTGTAAAACCTTTCCACTCACAGCTACCACCTTCTAATGTGTTTTCCAGAAAGTCAATGTCTCggtttttcaaaaacaaaaagATCTCACCTGCCAGATACTTTAATGGTAAACAGAAAAGATGGATGGAACTGTGCGGTTCAAGAGGGACCTACAATGGAACAATTCTGAGATCCGAAATTAGTCAGACCAATGCTGAATTAGTAGACCAGAAAAGAGAAAGTTCAAAAGGGTCTGCAGTTAGTCATGTGAATCTTAGTACTAATGGGTCTTACAAGGGAGGTGGTAGTAATACATATCAGTCCCCTGGCCCCATTTCAATTGCATCTAGTGACAAATTATATACCACAATGAAAACTGGTGATCATATTAGAGCAACCAATGGGTTAAATAAGAGTGTTAGTTCCTTAACCATGTCTGCTGATCAAAGGAATAAGACAACAGCCACTGTGTCTTCCCAAAATGAAGAAGCGGAGCTGATTGAAGGAAATATGTGTGCTTCAGCAACAGGTGTTGTGAGGGTGCAGTCAAGAAAGAAAGCAGAGATGTTCTTGGTACGTACAGATGGAGTCTCATGCTCTAGAGAAAAGGTAACTGAATCTTCCTTAGCCTTCACTCATCCTAGCACCCAGCAACAGATGTTGATGTGGAAATCGACTCCAAAGACTGTATTACTACTGAAGAAATTAGGTGAAGAACTCATGGAAGAAGCTAAAGAG GTTGCCTCTTTTCTCTATCACCAACAGAAAATGAATGTGCTTGTTGAGCCTGAGGTCCACGACATTTTTGCCAGAATTCCTGGTTTTGGATTTGTTCAGACCTTCTATAGCCAAGATACCAG TGATCTTCATGAGAGAGTTGATTTTGTAGCTTGCTTAGGAGGGGATGGGGTTATACTTCATGGATCAAATCTGTTTAGAG TTTTCAGACTACAAGAAGGATTTGAAACAAGTTATTCACGGGAACAACACGATGGATGGTGTTTATATAACTCTTAG
- the LOC141672624 gene encoding uncharacterized protein LOC141672624 has product MVKKTSIAFFTTYRPPVALEIYSCPLPPNKSPHEELRMTDGISYNFNGHSIPPTALKLIIKRPKLVPEGIKDADVDNGTVSGMVFVSEREDLETLHFAITKSSQNVTTKVFSFEDVYPRSDGVRMEDSPCIAGARRDTLVYICTKEPAPRRRQPWTVVYKTNLKTGRTDRLTPSLQADLSPSVSPSGKRIAVASYQKKAGWAGEIQDLKNSIYVMNVEKPFKRRMVVENGGWPTWGSENVLFFHRKVGEFWAVFRVEFTDTNTSEPTRVTPDTSNAMTPVAIDETTVAVSMIRDLAKFGIDRTAEHYRHIIVYDSNTRQPLMDLNQETNPLADHFNPFLIMDVGTDSKRIGYHRVNSDLVQKGENIEKQFHKIQSPVEDVELFRLSGAFPTFTKDGKTVAFVDNEFKSVWVADDKDMRKVYELDKPGKVFSTVWNQKKDILYICVGPAFTPDQPLHIYQIPNAAGAFGHASALTDDEDKTNNAFPSTNPEGTKLVYRSTRDHRHEYPEDPKDSQGKVFDGYKNLYIMDDVNEGDHGEQRIRRITFGDYVDTHCQWSPNGDWIVFSSTRNKLTTGVPRKDFKLDAGFFSVYLVKPDSDPKYHNVIVRVCASGYDYSGHINHPFFSPDGESIVVTADLAGVSVDPVSLPLVDHSVRAYGDIFLVDIKDIKKYDIDKYDINKDEDLKNFKRLTHTRYENSTATWTNFSTDDPNAKWNLQFKEKYTPACPHAPSSGAESWHMTGHLCIPKNCC; this is encoded by the exons ATGGTCAAGAAGACTAGCATTGCCTTCTTCACAACCTATCGTCCACCCGTGGCTTTGGAAATTTACTCGTGCCCTTTGCCGCCTAATAAGTCACCACATGAAGAGCTTAGAATGACTGACGGCATATCCTACAATTTCAATGGCCATTCCATTCCACCCACAGCTCTTAAACTCATTATCAAGCGTCCTAAACTGGTTCCTGAAGGAATCAAGGATGCTGATGTAGATAATGGTACTGTTTCGGGCATGGTGTTCGTGTCCGAACGAGAGGACCTTGAAACACTTCATTTTGCTATCACCAAATCATCTCAAAATGTTACTACCAAAGTGTTCAGTTTCGAGGATGTTTACCCTCGATCAGATGGTGTTCGCATGGAAGACAGTCCATGCATTGCCGGTGCTAGACGAGATACTCTCGTCTATATCTGTACCAAGGAACCGGCTCCTCGTCGTCGTCAGCCCTGGACTGTTGTTTACAAAACTAATCTCAAGACCGGAAGAACCGATCGACTCACTCCATCGT TGCAAGCTGATTTAAGCCCATCAGTGTCACCGTCTGGAAAGAGGATAGCAGTAGCATCGTACCAGAAGAAGGCCGGTTGGGCTGGGGAGATCCAAGATCTAAAGAATTCTATTTATGTGATGAATGTTGAGAAGCCTTTCAAGCGCCGAATGGTTGTGGAGAATGGAGGCTGGCCGACATGGGGAAGTGAAAATGTCTTGTTTTTCCACCGCAAGGTTGGTGAATTTTGGGCAGTTTTCCGTGTTGAATTCACTGATACCAATACCTCAGAACCCACCCGAGTAACCCCAGATACATCAAATGCCATGACCCCTGTGGCCATCGATGAAACAACTGTAGCAGTGTCAATGATTCGTGATTTGGCAAAATTTGGTATTGACCGTACTGCAGAACACTATCGTCACATTATAGTGTATGATTCAAATACTAGACAACCACTCATGGATCTCAATCAAGAAACAAACCCTCTAGCTGATCATTTTAACCCCTTTCTGATCATGGATGTTGGCACAGATTCCAAACGCATCGGTTATCATCGTGTCAACTCAGACCTTGTCCAG AAAGGAGAAAACATCGAGAAACAATTTCATAAGATCCAGAGTCCAGTTGAGGATGTTGAACTATTTAGATTGTCTGGAGCATTTCCAACATTTACGAAGGATGGCAAGACGGTTGCATTTGTTGACAATGAGTTCAAGTCTGTCTGGGTAGCTGATGACAAAGACATGCGCAAGGTTTACGAG CTGGATAAGCCCGGCAAGGTCTTCTCTACTGTGTGGAACCAGAAGAAGGATATCTTGTACATATGTGTAGGACCGGCTTTTACACCTGATCAACCATTGCATATATATCAGATCCCGAACGCAGCTGGTGCTTTTGGACATGCAAGTGCGCTCACAGATGATGAAGATAAAACCAATAATGCCTTCCCTTCTACTAATCCTGAAG GTACAAAACTAGTTTACCGATCTACAAGAGATCATCGTCATGAGTATCCTGAAGACCCAAAGGATTCTCAAGGAAAAGTGTTTGATGGATATAAAAATTTATACATAATGGATGATGTCAACGAAGGAGATCATGGTGAACAGAGAATAAGGCGGATTACATTTGGTGATTATGTGGACACACATTGCCAGTGGTCTCCAAACGGAGACTGGATCGTATTTTCTTCCACTCGTAACAAGCTCACTACAGGTGTGCCGCGAAAGGACTTTAAACTGGATGCAGGATTTTTTTCAGTATATCTAGTGAAGCCTGACTCCGACCCCAAGTATCACAACGTGATAGTTAGAGTTTGTGCAAGTGGATATGATTATTCAGGGCATATAAACCATCCATTTTTCAGTCCAGATGGGGAGTCCATTGTTGTAACAGCAGATCTTGCTGGTGTTTCTGTTGATCCCGTCTCATTGCCTCTGGTGGACCACTCCGTCAGGGCTTATGGAGATATTTTCCTTGTGGACATCAAAGACATTAAGAAATACGACATTGACAAATACGACATAAACAAAGACGAGGATCTGAAGAATTTCAAACGCCTTACACATACTAGATATGAGAACTCAACGGCTACTTGGACCAATTTTTCAACAGATGACCCGAATGCAAAATGGAATCTGCAATTCAAAGAAAAGTACACCCCAGCCTGTCCTCATGCACCTTCTAGTGGAGCTGAAAGTTGGCACATGACTGGCCACCTCTGCATCCCCAAAAACTGTTGTTGA
- the LOC141671059 gene encoding NAD kinase 2, chloroplastic isoform X1 has translation MATSSWTCHLLIINTTPSLFITKHPLNLYSNIKSSPSGFKLRRSRESRSFQRRRFGVVVTAQLTNHFYSTTGLDSKSSDISQLPWIGPLPGDIAEVEAYCRIFRAAERLHNALMKTLCNPVTGECSVSYGFPSEDKPLLEDKIVSVLGCMICLLNKGREDLLSGRSSMTSSFSISDVNISEDKLPPLASFRTEMKRYCESLHVALEDYLTPDDIERVGLWRKLQRLKNVCYDSGYPRQDGSPCHTLFANWNPVYLSTLKEDHESERSEIAFYRGSQLTEESLKWLLENGFKTIVDLRAEAVKDHFYQTVLDEAVASQKVELVKLPVEVGTAPTMEQVEMFSSLVSDSRKKPIYLHSKEGVWRTSAMVSRWRQYMTHYRSQSPSNKAILTNGIMLGGITDMKNLQMSKEDVLDDKNEIVEVNSKTMYSATGKLSKQDSSASEYSNHSDNGVSGSLDNMSILQTVDVNKNESLIDDWHAVKPFHSQLPPSNVFSRKSMSRFFKNKKISPARYFNGKQKRWMELCGSRGTYNGTILRSEISQTNAELVDQKRESSKGSAVSHVNLSTNGSYKGGGSNTYQSPGPISIASSDKLYTTMKTGDHIRATNGLNKSVSSLTMSADQRNKTTATVSSQNEEAELIEGNMCASATGVVRVQSRKKAEMFLVRTDGVSCSREKVTESSLAFTHPSTQQQMLMWKSTPKTVLLLKKLGEELMEEAKEVASFLYHQQKMNVLVEPEVHDIFARIPGFGFVQTFYSQDTSDLHERVDFVACLGGDGVILHGSNLFRGAVPPFVSFNLGSLGFLTSHIFSDYKKDLKQVIHGNNTMDGVYITLRMRLRCEIFRNGKSVPGKIFDVLNEIVVDRGSNPYLSKIECYEHDRLITKVQGDGVIIATPTGSTAYSTAAGGSMVHPNVPCMLFTPICPHSLSFRPVILPDSARLELKIPKDARSNAWVSFDGKRRQQLSRGDSVRINMSQHPLPTVNKCDQTGDWFRSLIRCLNWNERLDQKAL, from the exons ATGGCAACTAGTTCTTGGACATGTCACTTGCTTATAATCAACACAACTCCCtctctttttattacaaaacaCCCACTCAATCTTTATTCAAATATTAAAAGCAGCCCATCTGGGTTTAAACTGCGGCGGAGCAGAGAAAGCCGGTCATTTCAACGGCGTCGTTTTGGGGTTGTTGTCACTGCTCAGCTCACCAATCATTTCTATTCAACTACTGGCTTAGACTCCAAG TCCAGTGACATATCACAGTTGCCATGGATTGGTCCACTTCCTGGAGATATAGCAGAAGTTGAGGCTTACTGTAGAATCTTTAGAGCTGCAGAACGTCTTCATAATGCATTAATGAAAACACTGTGCAATCCAGTAACGGGAGAATGTAGTGTGTCATATGGTTTTCCATCAGAAGATAAGCCATTATTGGAAGACAAAATTGTGTCTGTTCTTGGTTGTATGATATGTCTTTTGAACAAAGGAAGGGAAGATCTTCTTTCTGGAAGATCATCTATGACCTCATCATTTAGCATTTCTGACGTAAATATATCAGAAGACAAGCTTCCACCACTTGCCAGTTTCAGAACTGAGATGAAAAGGTATTGTGAGAGCTTACATGTTGCTCTCGAAGACTATCTTACCCCTGACGATATTGAAAGAGTGGGTTTATGGAGGAAGCTACAGAGACTAAAAAATGTTTGCTATGATTCTGGTTATCCACGACAGGATGGTTCCCCATGCCATACGTTGTTTGCAAACTGGAATCCAGTTTATTTGTCCACTTTAAAGGAAGACCACGAATCTGAACGTTCTGAGATTGCTTTTTATAGAGGTAGCCAATTGACTGAAGAAAGTCTGAAGTGGCTCTTAGAAAATGGATTTAAAACAATTGTAGATCTCAGAGCAGAGGCTGTAAAGGATCATTTTTATCAGACTGTGTTAGATGAAGCAGTTGCGTCTCAGAAAGTGGAATTGGTTAAACTTCCAGTTGAAGTTGGTACTGCTCCAACGATGGAGCAGGTTGAAATGTTTTCATCATTGGTGTCTGATTCAAGGAAAAAGCCCATATATCTCCACAGTAAGGAAGGAGTTTGGAGAACTTCTGCTATGGTCTCTAGATGGAGGCAATATATGACTCACTACAGATCCCAATCCCCCTCTAACAAGGCAATCTTAACAAATGGCATCATGTTAGGCGGTATTACCGATATGAAAAATCTGCAGATGTCAAAGGAAGatgtacttgatgataagaaTGAGATTGTGGAAGTTAATTCAAAGACAATGTACAGTGCCACTGGAAAACTTTCCAAGCAAGACTCTTCAGCTTCTGAATATAGCAACCACTCTGATAATGGCGTATCTGGTTCTCTTGATAACATGTCTATTTTACAGACTGTTGATGTTAACAAAAATGAGTCTCTGATCGACGATTGGCATGCTGTAAAACCTTTCCACTCACAGCTACCACCTTCTAATGTGTTTTCCAGAAAGTCAATGTCTCggtttttcaaaaacaaaaagATCTCACCTGCCAGATACTTTAATGGTAAACAGAAAAGATGGATGGAACTGTGCGGTTCAAGAGGGACCTACAATGGAACAATTCTGAGATCCGAAATTAGTCAGACCAATGCTGAATTAGTAGACCAGAAAAGAGAAAGTTCAAAAGGGTCTGCAGTTAGTCATGTGAATCTTAGTACTAATGGGTCTTACAAGGGAGGTGGTAGTAATACATATCAGTCCCCTGGCCCCATTTCAATTGCATCTAGTGACAAATTATATACCACAATGAAAACTGGTGATCATATTAGAGCAACCAATGGGTTAAATAAGAGTGTTAGTTCCTTAACCATGTCTGCTGATCAAAGGAATAAGACAACAGCCACTGTGTCTTCCCAAAATGAAGAAGCGGAGCTGATTGAAGGAAATATGTGTGCTTCAGCAACAGGTGTTGTGAGGGTGCAGTCAAGAAAGAAAGCAGAGATGTTCTTGGTACGTACAGATGGAGTCTCATGCTCTAGAGAAAAGGTAACTGAATCTTCCTTAGCCTTCACTCATCCTAGCACCCAGCAACAGATGTTGATGTGGAAATCGACTCCAAAGACTGTATTACTACTGAAGAAATTAGGTGAAGAACTCATGGAAGAAGCTAAAGAG GTTGCCTCTTTTCTCTATCACCAACAGAAAATGAATGTGCTTGTTGAGCCTGAGGTCCACGACATTTTTGCCAGAATTCCTGGTTTTGGATTTGTTCAGACCTTCTATAGCCAAGATACCAG TGATCTTCATGAGAGAGTTGATTTTGTAGCTTGCTTAGGAGGGGATGGGGTTATACTTCATGGATCAAATCTGTTTAGAGGTGCCGTTCCTCCTTTCGTTTCGTTTAATCTTGGCTCCCTAGGATTTCTTACTTCGCATATT TTTTCAGACTACAAGAAGGATTTGAAACAAGTTATTCACGGGAACAACACGATGGATGGTGTTTATATAACTCTTAGGATGCGACTTCGCTGTGAGATATTTCGAAATGGAAAATCAGTGCCTGGAAAAATATTTGATGTCCTCAATGAGATTGTGGTTGATCGTGGTTCGAACCCATATCTTTCGAAAATTGAATGTTATGAACATGACCGCTTAATAACTAAG GTTCAAGGTGACGGGGTCATAATAGCCACGCCAACCGGAAGTACAGCTTACTCTACAGCTGCCGGAGGCTCTATG GTGCATCCTAATGTTCCCTGTATGCTTTTTACACCAATATGCCCCCACTCCCTCTCCTTCAGACCTGTTATACTTCCGGACTCTGCCCGTCTTGAATTAAAG ATACCCAAGGATGCAAGAAGTAATGCTTGGGTCTCATTTGATGGAAAGAGAAGACAGCAACTCTCAAGAGGGGATTCTGTTCGGATAAATATGAGTCAACATCCACTTCCAACTGTCAACAAGTGCGACCAAACTGGTGACTGGTTTCGCAGCTTGATTCGTTGCTTAAATTGGAATGAGAGGCTAGACCAGAAGGCTCTTTAA